From the genome of Triticum aestivum cultivar Chinese Spring chromosome 1A, IWGSC CS RefSeq v2.1, whole genome shotgun sequence:
CCCAAACCCCAGTAGGTCTCGCCCCTCCCGATCCGAACCCAGACCCAAAACCAACACCGGCGGCGGCTgcagcgatggcggcggcggcgatgaacaCGGACGTGGAGGCGgtcgacttcgactccgacgacgacgatcTCATGGACGAGGAGGGTGCCATCGAACCCTCGCCGGCCCCCGCTCCCCGCCTCCGATCTACCATcgcagggggcggcggcggcgacgacgatgcCCCGCGTAAGACTAAGGGGCGCGGCTTCCGCGAGGACCCCAACTCCTCGTCCGCGCACCGCGACTCGCGGTTAGCTGGCGCAGGCCGCTCTGGCTTCGACGCCCTCGCCTCCGATGGCGGCCCTGGACCCGTGCGCTGTACGTCTCCATCCCTGTCCCTCCCTCCCGTGTTTCCCGATAAGAAGATTTCTAGTCAGGTAGGGCGGCGTGGTCTGACGCTCGCGTAGGTCTGGTAACCTAGTATGTTTTCTTCTTCGACGTGTTAGTTTTGCTGTTTGAGGAACGAGATCTGAATGCCAAGGCACTGCAAAGATCCCGTCTTGataggtttcttccgatgcccatgGGCTGCTGCGTACGGCAAGGAGATATTTGGGTTCCTTGCTGCTATAGATTGCCTTTTTCTTGAGCAATGTAGATATGCAGATGGATGCTTTGGGCGATTTGGTCGGCTGGTTTCCTTGGGGTTGGAAATTGCTGCGTGTTCATAGTTTACCAAGATTGTTTACCTATGATTTTAGTGTAGATCTCTGAACCGTTTCATCCTACATGTTAGTGACCAGCGTGGAGCATAAATACGATTCTTTTTGGATGTTTGCCTCAGGATTCGTTTTCTGCTTGAGACTGTGGGTTACTTTTAATTGCAGCCCGTGAGTTGGTTTGCTGGGATGATTATTTTTTGTTTGTGAAAAAGATTTTTTTTAATGTGCTTGACTGCTGAGGTTGTTCTTTGATTGAAGCTGTGGCTATCTTACTTCTTGTGATGTGAACGGTCATGACTTAGGGCGTTGCCTTCTGTATTATTTTTCATTACATAATTAAATTAATAGTCCCCTTAACATTCAGTTCCTCCAATAAGCTTGGTACGAATTGATAAGCTCTGAATGCAGGAAGGGAAACCTTAGAGCTTTCTTCGCTTATCTTCCCAAGCAGACCATATTTTTCTCATTATCCTATTTCTCTGTCTTTCCAACCAGCATTCCCCTTAACATTCTGTATTATTTTTCATTATGCAATTGATGGTGCTTGATTGCCATACATCCACAAAACCTTTGAATATTTTTAGTCTCAACTTCTGTTGAGTTCTATTAGCGAAGTGTTGCATGACATACTCCCGTTGCTATTTTCTGCTCATACCAAAGCTTGCTTTGTATAAAGCAATGAATCAAATAATATACTATTAGTAACTAAATAACTGCAACTGCATTTCTGGACGCTGTCCTTTTCAATGTGTATTTCCTTGCAGAAATTGTCACTAATGGAGTTATTTTCTTGTATGCTTTGCCTTGTGTACAGCCATTGAAGGGTGGATTGTACTGGTTACTGGAGTTCATGAAGAAGCTCAGGAGGAGGACCTCCATAATATTTTCGGGGATTATGGTCAGGTCAAGAACTTGCATTTGAATTTGGATCGCCGGACTGGATTTGTGAAGGTATGCTTCCTACCACCTCTAGTCCTTACATTTTGCGGAGATGCCATTCGGTTTAGTTTTGTTTTCTAGTTTTGCACTCGTGAAATCCTCAGGCTATTCCTTAATTATGAGTAAGACAGGCAGCATAGTTTGTCATCCATAGAATAAGAACAGGGTTTGCTTGCATCCTTTCTTATCCCCTCCTTAATATATGTGTGGCTTCCCTTCTCCTATGCAGGGATATGCTCTAATTGAGTATGAGAACTTTGAGCAAGCCAAGCGTGCAATAAGAGAATCAGACGGAACTGAGCTTCTATCGCAGATAATAAGTGTTGACTGGGCATTTAGTAATGGCCCTGTCAAACAGAGAAGTACTCGGAAGAGGTATGGTTTATGTGAGCTTTCGTATTTAGTTCTCTTTTTTTTTGGTTATGTTAGAAGGAAACTGCAGGCATGACAGCTACAGGTTTGATTTGCCCAATATATGTGTGAGAACCTTCCAGATATAGTGATAAAAACGTTGCTTAGGTACTCTGAACTACAAATTAGTGTCCAACTGGCCATAATTATCATCCATATATGAGGCTTTTAGGCAAGCACTAAAGCAGGAGCCAGCTCTAGATTTTGGCGCACAGACTGCTCGGGTGAAATGTCACCAGACGCTTACTTGAGAGTTGAAAGTGGGGAGAGCAAATCATTCTAAATTATGATAAAAAAATTAGACTAGGAATGAAGAATATAAATCTACAGCGTGTTTGCTTGGGGGTAGTTAGAGCTAGGGAACGAGCTAGGGAATGGGAATTGAAGGGGTATGAGACTTCAAATCTATTGTTTGGTTAGGGGGATTGGGAATTCATATGGGAATAGTCATGGGACTTGAGACTCCAACTCCCACCGTTTTATTAACAGGGGAGGGGGGTGGGAGTTGGAAGGGAATTGTTTTGTTTTAGTGAGTCAATCTTAACCCTTTATCATAACTTATGTTAACTTCCTTGTCTAGTCCCTCGTCAATTCCCACAAACCAAACAACAGAATACAGTTTCTCCTCAAATTCTCACACATAATTCCTATCATGCGCCAAACGGAGGATTGGGATAAAATGACTCATCCCATGTCTAATCTCAATAGAACTCCCTACTCTAAATTCCCATTCCCCTTCCCAAATGTTGCCAAACATGCTAGGTTAAGTTTGCTAAACCTAGTTTGATGAAGTTAGTTTTGGTTTGGTACTTTGGTTAAACGTGTACTGGCCACCCAACTGAAAACCACCAAATCATTATGATAAAAAGAACATTAGGAATACAAATTATAAATCTAAATTATAAGTTTGCTAAACTTAGTTGTTAGTAATTGGATGAAGTTATGTACCTTCTGAACTCTTCTTGCATGCTTAGTATAATCCCAAGAAGATTTTTCCTGGCTGGTTTTCAAGTTCTTGAAATGCTTTAATCTGAGGGGTTGGGGTTCACTTCATTCATAACACATCCTTGGAGGAATGCCAGATTAAGTATGTTATGAGGTCCCTGGTTAATTACACAAGTTATCCTTTATTCCTTTTGTACTCTCCCAAACAAGTAGTTTTCCCCCCTCTGCTTTATGCACTTCTTTTCTAATATCTGCTGAGATTCCCCAAGTAATAATGTAGTACTCTCTCCGTccgaaaataagtgtctcaagcttagtacaactttgtactaaagttagttattttaggacggagggagtatttctacAGTAGTTAATCATAGGGGATTTCAGTTAA
Proteins encoded in this window:
- the LOC780666 gene encoding RNA-binding protein Y14A, whose product is MAAAAMNTDVEAVDFDSDDDDLMDEEGAIEPSPAPAPRLRSTIAGGGGGDDDAPRKTKGRGFREDPNSSSAHRDSRLAGAGRSGFDALASDGGPGPVRSIEGWIVLVTGVHEEAQEEDLHNIFGDYGQVKNLHLNLDRRTGFVKGYALIEYENFEQAKRAIRESDGTELLSQIISVDWAFSNGPVKQRSTRKRSPRPNRSRSPPRRRYP